The Listeria sp. PSOL-1 genome includes a region encoding these proteins:
- a CDS encoding binary toxin-like calcium binding domain-containing protein: MKKQLLGVAACALIGSTFLQGGVPLSSQAKKTVGSQIKATTPNKEKQGDKTGLLGYYFQDKDLKKLSLMSMTTNGHLSYETESANKLLKKTTQEYQAVRWVGLIKSEQAGNFSFQLTNDKYATIKINGEIISEKGQNKKTVQLNKGEKKEIEIIYQPQTTLTNEDLKGIKLQKKSSAQNWTDVKQNELFIPYSNAKASLKDATLPDSDKDNIPDEWEKNGYTVKDRNLVKWDDSLGAMGYQKYVSNPYKKYTTADPYSDYDKVMGLIPNTNAKATKNPLIAAFPRVNVGLEDVALSKRTTTTESIQSVTQTNWSYTNTEEVTINAGLGWDSQKGFNFSAGVSTKYGHAETVAKQWGQTIGKTFQLMEAEAASLNANMRYYNIGTGAIYEVAPTVSLVLDNTTISTNTAPKELTANGLLPDSTYPSLDQTGISLSKNSTGKDITLNKQQFESYTTNSPLLMNTNQTSGKYAKLNEESQIVIGGDWNGIEQEISTQTASIMIDSGSRISERKIAAKDYSQAEDDGVPSLTFKQAMKLAYPEEVTEKGGILYYKDKVLDEASVMMYIDEKTRDEIKKQIESTTGVFKDVKKLYDVKITPKMNFTIKLAALYDNAEDNKGKVPFGNWLYTYQVPGGNTGKKQYRSHHPDAGVRLTAEAKKKLTPDTKYYLSLYMKAYKDTTPTIEVQGENGKIVSEQVKLTNNGYQRVDILVKNMEDNPIKQIFVRGDYKTDVYWDDVSLTEISHQKTDLLSESDVKKAHTFKYENYYYESIWRGPNSSLAGLTMNVKPVTGTNGKPAAFEYKVMVDGKELDQRAYKPNSQGDITFDFLKMNSNNPISKDSSIQIYAVHKNQEIKVAELNKYTISGKINFSNDGESGGPELGGTIDLYLDKQGMSNGAIVHPINLWNDLYDADDKWSVSYKKDFASFQDQLSKFKFSAAVYELDDTNGSDQLAYPSDEKTFNTSKGSMKFQGDESGSYVRLDYEVVKNEN; encoded by the coding sequence ATGAAAAAACAATTACTAGGAGTAGCAGCATGTGCCCTGATAGGATCTACTTTTTTACAAGGAGGAGTTCCTTTAAGTAGCCAAGCAAAAAAAACGGTGGGTAGTCAAATAAAAGCAACTACCCCAAATAAAGAAAAACAAGGAGATAAAACCGGATTACTTGGATATTATTTCCAAGATAAAGATTTGAAAAAATTGAGCTTAATGTCAATGACAACGAATGGACACCTAAGTTATGAAACAGAAAGCGCAAATAAATTATTAAAGAAAACAACCCAAGAATATCAAGCTGTTCGGTGGGTAGGTTTAATTAAAAGTGAACAAGCAGGTAATTTTTCTTTCCAATTAACAAATGATAAATATGCCACCATAAAAATTAATGGGGAAATAATTTCAGAAAAAGGGCAAAATAAAAAAACGGTTCAGTTAAATAAAGGTGAGAAGAAAGAAATCGAAATCATTTATCAACCTCAAACTACGCTAACAAATGAAGATTTGAAAGGAATAAAACTCCAGAAGAAAAGCTCAGCACAAAATTGGACAGATGTTAAGCAAAATGAATTATTTATACCTTATTCAAATGCAAAAGCTTCACTAAAAGATGCTACTTTACCTGATTCTGATAAAGATAACATCCCAGATGAATGGGAAAAAAATGGTTATACTGTAAAAGATCGGAATTTAGTGAAGTGGGATGATTCACTAGGAGCAATGGGCTATCAAAAATATGTCTCGAACCCTTATAAAAAATACACCACAGCAGACCCTTATTCTGATTATGATAAGGTAATGGGGCTAATACCAAATACAAATGCTAAAGCAACAAAAAACCCTTTAATTGCTGCCTTTCCACGAGTAAATGTAGGACTAGAAGATGTGGCACTTTCAAAACGTACGACAACGACTGAATCTATCCAATCAGTCACCCAAACGAACTGGTCCTATACGAACACAGAAGAAGTGACAATCAATGCGGGACTTGGATGGGACAGTCAGAAGGGGTTCAATTTTTCAGCCGGTGTATCGACGAAGTATGGCCATGCAGAGACTGTTGCTAAACAATGGGGACAGACGATAGGTAAGACGTTTCAGCTAATGGAAGCAGAGGCCGCTTCTTTGAACGCGAATATGCGTTATTATAATATTGGAACTGGAGCCATTTATGAGGTTGCACCGACTGTAAGCTTAGTATTAGATAATACAACGATTTCAACTAATACAGCTCCAAAAGAATTAACAGCTAATGGCTTGTTACCAGATTCAACATATCCATCACTCGATCAAACGGGAATTTCGCTTTCCAAAAATAGTACAGGGAAGGATATTACACTAAATAAACAGCAGTTTGAGTCCTATACCACGAATTCTCCTTTGCTAATGAATACAAACCAAACCAGTGGTAAATATGCAAAACTCAATGAAGAATCGCAAATTGTCATTGGCGGTGACTGGAATGGTATCGAACAGGAAATTAGCACCCAAACAGCATCGATTATGATTGATAGTGGAAGCCGTATCTCAGAAAGAAAGATTGCAGCAAAGGATTATAGCCAAGCAGAAGACGATGGCGTTCCAAGTCTAACATTCAAACAAGCAATGAAACTTGCTTACCCAGAAGAAGTAACAGAAAAAGGTGGTATCCTCTATTACAAAGATAAAGTATTAGATGAAGCAAGTGTCATGATGTATATCGATGAAAAAACAAGAGATGAGATCAAAAAACAGATAGAAAGTACAACAGGTGTATTTAAAGATGTAAAGAAATTGTATGATGTGAAGATTACGCCAAAAATGAACTTTACTATCAAATTAGCTGCTCTCTATGATAATGCAGAAGACAACAAGGGGAAAGTGCCATTTGGAAATTGGCTCTATACTTACCAAGTTCCAGGTGGAAATACTGGGAAGAAGCAATATCGTTCTCACCATCCTGATGCAGGAGTAAGACTAACAGCTGAAGCTAAGAAAAAACTAACACCAGATACAAAATATTATTTAAGTCTTTATATGAAAGCATATAAAGATACAACACCAACGATTGAAGTTCAAGGTGAAAATGGCAAGATAGTTAGTGAACAAGTCAAATTAACGAATAATGGTTATCAAAGAGTTGATATTTTGGTGAAGAATATGGAAGACAATCCAATTAAACAGATATTTGTTCGTGGTGACTATAAAACCGATGTTTACTGGGATGATGTTTCTTTGACTGAAATCTCGCACCAAAAAACCGATCTGTTATCAGAAAGCGATGTAAAAAAAGCGCATACATTTAAATATGAGAATTATTATTACGAGTCTATCTGGCGGGGGCCTAACAGCTCACTAGCAGGCTTGACAATGAATGTAAAACCTGTGACAGGTACAAATGGAAAACCAGCAGCTTTTGAATACAAGGTAATGGTTGACGGAAAAGAGCTAGATCAAAGAGCTTATAAACCTAACAGCCAAGGGGATATTACCTTTGATTTTCTTAAAATGAACAGCAATAATCCAATTTCTAAGGATAGTTCGATTCAAATTTATGCTGTTCATAAAAATCAAGAAATCAAGGTTGCAGAATTAAATAAGTATACGATTAGTGGAAAAATTAATTTCTCTAATGATGGCGAATCGGGAGGTCCAGAGCTTGGAGGTACAATAGATCTGTATTTAGATAAGCAGGGTATGAGTAATGGCGCGATAGTACATCCTATTAATTTGTGGAATGATCTGTATGATGCAGATGATAAATGGTCAGTGAGTTATAAGAAAGATTTTGCCTCATTCCAAGATCAATTGAGTAAGTTTAAGTTTTCAGCAGCAGTGTATGAACTGGATGATACTAACGGTAGTGATCAGCTAGCTTATCCTAGTGATGAAAAAACTTTCAATACATCTAAAGGAAGCATGAAATTTCAAGGTGATGAAAGCGGAAGTTACGTCCGCTTAGATTACGAAGTTGTAAAAAACGAAAATTAA
- a CDS encoding polysaccharide deacetylase family protein: protein MKKTSILVIVCCLAIFLSACSSNKISADESTKSERKQEKKEIRDFKKKKAEQPTRDLPKEKVTIPVLMYHSINQDVRNSLIVKPSEFAEQMKWLKDQHYTTIDMDELANMLKTGKNIPEKPVVITFDDGYLDNYQNAYPILKKYQFKATIFVITDKIGQDNHFDQRAMKEMSKNGIKMESHTVTHRELNQLDYVSQLKELTDSKKTISEITGKPVVGLCYPVGRFNADTEKAAKESGYELGFTTKPGFANENKGMYQLPRVRMAPGIKLDSVLPK, encoded by the coding sequence ATGAAAAAAACAAGCATACTTGTCATCGTTTGTTGTCTTGCAATTTTTTTAAGTGCTTGTAGCTCGAATAAAATAAGTGCAGATGAAAGTACAAAAAGTGAACGTAAACAAGAAAAAAAAGAAATCAGAGACTTTAAAAAGAAAAAAGCCGAACAACCCACGCGTGATTTACCAAAAGAAAAAGTAACGATTCCTGTACTCATGTACCATTCCATTAATCAAGATGTACGCAATAGTTTAATTGTTAAACCAAGTGAATTCGCAGAGCAAATGAAATGGCTAAAAGATCAGCATTATACAACAATCGACATGGACGAATTAGCGAACATGCTTAAAACTGGGAAAAATATTCCAGAAAAGCCTGTTGTGATTACGTTTGACGATGGCTATTTGGACAATTATCAAAATGCTTATCCGATCTTAAAGAAATATCAATTCAAAGCAACAATCTTTGTCATCACAGATAAAATTGGCCAAGATAATCATTTTGACCAGCGTGCAATGAAAGAAATGAGTAAAAATGGCATTAAAATGGAAAGCCATACCGTTACACACCGTGAATTGAATCAATTAGATTACGTGAGTCAATTAAAAGAACTTACTGATTCTAAGAAAACCATCAGCGAAATTACGGGAAAACCAGTTGTCGGACTTTGTTATCCGGTGGGTCGCTTTAATGCCGATACGGAAAAAGCAGCTAAAGAATCGGGCTACGAATTAGGCTTCACAACAAAACCAGGTTTTGCTAATGAAAATAAAGGGATGTACCAATTGCCTCGCGTAAGGATGGCACCTGGAATTAAATTGGATAGTGTTCTTCCTAAGTAA
- a CDS encoding GntR family transcriptional regulator, giving the protein MVQKQKETMESRCYREIKEKIKNGEMLPGTRLIEVAISKELNISRTPVRRAIAMLASDGYIENTDYKGAVVRDSTITKERYLEMVDIIALFLKNTVKRIITKKIPIDCNLFSNKYSELKSHYKEDEVLANRKYLHFLIIQLLLYLKNDYYKQIVEDFCDKIDQFGDSEVTGIIRSTSTSLIAQLEELIQVTSAGESERAMEIIDTISEQQILAAFR; this is encoded by the coding sequence ATGGTGCAAAAGCAAAAAGAAACAATGGAAAGTAGATGTTACCGCGAGATTAAAGAAAAAATCAAAAATGGTGAGATGCTCCCAGGAACAAGGTTAATTGAAGTAGCGATATCAAAAGAATTAAATATTAGTCGCACCCCTGTTAGACGTGCTATTGCAATGCTTGCTTCAGATGGATACATTGAAAATACGGACTATAAAGGCGCGGTCGTACGAGATAGCACGATCACTAAAGAGCGCTATTTAGAAATGGTAGATATTATTGCGCTATTCTTAAAAAATACGGTTAAACGGATTATAACAAAGAAAATACCCATCGATTGCAATCTTTTTTCCAATAAATATAGTGAACTGAAATCGCATTATAAAGAAGATGAAGTGCTAGCTAACCGTAAATATCTACATTTTTTGATTATTCAACTATTACTATATTTAAAAAATGATTATTATAAACAAATCGTTGAAGACTTTTGTGATAAAATAGACCAATTTGGTGATTCTGAAGTGACAGGAATCATTCGTTCAACAAGCACGAGTTTGATTGCCCAGTTAGAGGAGCTAATTCAAGTAACTTCAGCCGGTGAATCTGAACGAGCGATGGAAATAATAGATACGATTAGTGAGCAACAGATTTTAGCAGCTTTTCGCTAA
- a CDS encoding metallophosphoesterase — MSKRWMTLAGSLAAIAGYAYYSTKKLQITEYEVSSTKIPIEWKGKKFIQLSDLHSSKFGRANHKLLEIVKRVEPTGIFLTGDLLDGDEWIDVAISLVRKLVKICPVFYINGNHEQRSAFYEELLIFLKQAGVTILENEHCLLEAEGETIVVAGVTDPSFALEELEGEELTKSEKFKLGLEVLKENIISATKNIREDQFTILLSHRPEFWALYQTMPVDLILAGHAHGGQIRLPFTEGLFAPGQGFFPKITAGSHQQNGRELIVSRGLGNSVFFVPRVLNNPEVVVLTLKNNSK; from the coding sequence ATGTCTAAAAGATGGATGACGCTAGCGGGTTCTTTAGCAGCGATCGCTGGCTATGCCTATTATTCAACCAAGAAATTACAAATCACAGAATATGAGGTTAGTTCCACTAAAATTCCAATTGAATGGAAGGGAAAAAAATTTATTCAACTGTCTGATTTACATAGTAGTAAATTTGGACGTGCAAACCACAAATTATTAGAGATTGTCAAACGGGTTGAGCCAACTGGGATTTTCCTTACTGGCGATTTGTTAGATGGCGACGAATGGATTGATGTCGCTATTTCTTTAGTACGTAAATTAGTCAAAATTTGCCCAGTCTTTTATATTAATGGCAATCATGAACAGCGTAGTGCTTTTTATGAAGAGCTACTTATTTTTTTAAAACAAGCAGGTGTAACCATTTTAGAAAATGAACATTGTTTGCTGGAAGCTGAGGGCGAGACAATTGTAGTTGCAGGTGTGACGGATCCTTCTTTTGCACTGGAAGAATTAGAAGGTGAAGAGCTTACGAAATCTGAAAAATTCAAGCTAGGACTAGAAGTTTTAAAAGAAAATATTATCTCTGCAACTAAAAATATTCGAGAAGATCAATTTACGATTTTGCTTTCCCATCGTCCGGAATTTTGGGCACTTTATCAAACCATGCCAGTTGATTTGATCTTAGCTGGACATGCTCATGGCGGTCAAATCCGCTTGCCATTTACAGAAGGACTTTTTGCTCCGGGACAGGGCTTTTTTCCGAAAATTACAGCTGGTAGCCATCAACAAAATGGGAGAGAACTCATTGTTAGTCGTGGATTAGGGAATTCAGTTTTCTTCGTACCCCGTGTATTAAATAATCCTGAGGTCGTTGTTTTAACTTTAAAAAATAATTCAAAATAA
- a CDS encoding penicillin-binding protein 2, whose amino-acid sequence MKFRIRRTPNTDKKEKKKIPVLPLRLNILFFIVFLLFSALILRLGVVQIVDGNSYKKKAERTNNVMIKKNMPRGGIYDSHYNLLVGNSAVNTITYTRSSKTQNDEILRVAKKLNNLIDVPDEKISTRTLKNYWIATNEDESSKRLTKKEREKSSNEQYKAQLNEVTKADLDKLTKTDIKIATLYKRMTNGYALSEQIIKDKNVSQSEIARVSENLDELPGVDSTMNWNRYYPYDETLRSILGSVSTEKEGLPEDKVKYYLSQGYNRNDRVGKSYLESEYEKVLAGKKAEYETVLDSNNNIINTVQKEAGQNGKDLVLSLDVNLQKATEEILRTNINQGKSYGQSDLFDRAFVVAMDPRDGQVLAMAGQRLNEKGKFEDYSLGAFTTAYNMGSTVKGATELGAMMDGVITPSTVFVDQPIKIKGTKKKSSWFNNSGYNNISLNPEQALERSSNSYMFQTAMKWSGAKYVYDAPLHANLDTFSKMRKYYRMFGLGAKTEIDLPGEQVGYKGPDDVGGKLLDFAIGQYDSYTPLQLAQYSATIANGGKRLKPTLIKEIRDPSDKGDELGKIKSKSNATVLNKIPATEQQMKTVRDGFYLVTHGSSGTARSVFTSSDYDVAGKTGTAQAFYDGPKKGNKMAEVWNTTFIGYAPAKDPKIAISVVVPWGYRVNGQDHKINMQIAKQVLDKYFELQKKAAEDPNNKKENPTIANKDLAREQQAKANKKDE is encoded by the coding sequence CGTATAAGGCGAACGCCTAACACTGATAAAAAAGAAAAGAAAAAGATTCCTGTGCTACCCCTTCGTTTAAATATTTTATTTTTTATCGTTTTTTTACTTTTTTCAGCGCTTATTTTACGTCTCGGAGTTGTGCAAATTGTTGACGGTAATTCGTATAAGAAAAAAGCAGAACGAACCAATAATGTAATGATCAAAAAAAATATGCCCCGTGGTGGGATTTATGATAGCCATTACAACTTACTTGTCGGTAATAGCGCAGTAAACACCATTACTTACACACGAAGCAGCAAAACACAAAACGATGAGATTTTACGAGTGGCGAAGAAATTAAATAATTTGATCGATGTTCCAGATGAAAAAATATCAACACGTACGTTAAAAAACTACTGGATCGCAACAAATGAAGACGAATCAAGCAAACGTTTAACAAAAAAAGAGCGTGAAAAGAGTTCTAATGAGCAGTACAAGGCTCAATTAAATGAAGTGACTAAAGCGGACCTTGATAAGCTTACTAAAACAGACATTAAAATTGCTACACTCTATAAGCGGATGACAAACGGTTATGCGTTAAGTGAGCAAATTATTAAAGATAAAAATGTTTCTCAAAGTGAAATTGCACGTGTTAGTGAAAATCTAGATGAACTTCCAGGTGTTGATTCCACGATGAATTGGAATAGATATTACCCTTATGATGAGACGCTACGCTCCATTTTAGGATCTGTTAGTACTGAAAAAGAAGGTTTGCCAGAAGATAAAGTAAAATATTATTTATCACAAGGCTACAACCGAAATGATCGTGTTGGAAAAAGCTATCTTGAATCCGAATATGAAAAGGTCTTAGCTGGAAAAAAAGCAGAATACGAAACCGTGCTTGATTCTAACAATAATATTATTAACACGGTCCAAAAAGAAGCTGGTCAAAACGGGAAAGACCTAGTTCTTTCGCTTGATGTGAATTTGCAAAAAGCCACCGAAGAAATTTTGCGCACAAATATTAATCAAGGTAAGTCTTATGGGCAATCTGATTTGTTCGACCGAGCGTTTGTTGTCGCAATGGATCCAAGGGATGGACAAGTTTTAGCTATGGCTGGTCAGCGCTTGAATGAAAAAGGTAAATTTGAGGATTATTCACTTGGTGCTTTCACAACCGCTTATAATATGGGTTCAACTGTAAAGGGTGCTACTGAACTTGGCGCGATGATGGATGGCGTTATTACACCAAGTACTGTCTTTGTTGACCAACCAATTAAGATCAAAGGAACGAAGAAGAAGAGTTCTTGGTTCAATAATAGTGGCTATAATAATATCTCTTTAAATCCAGAACAAGCTTTAGAGCGTTCATCTAACTCGTATATGTTCCAAACCGCAATGAAATGGTCTGGTGCTAAGTATGTTTATGATGCGCCACTTCATGCAAATTTAGACACCTTCTCTAAAATGAGAAAGTATTACCGGATGTTCGGATTAGGTGCTAAAACAGAAATTGATTTACCTGGTGAACAAGTTGGTTATAAAGGACCAGACGATGTAGGCGGTAAATTACTTGACTTTGCTATCGGACAATATGACTCTTATACACCGCTACAACTTGCCCAATATAGCGCAACCATTGCCAATGGAGGTAAGCGGCTAAAGCCAACCTTAATTAAAGAAATTCGTGATCCAAGTGACAAAGGTGATGAACTTGGTAAAATAAAATCAAAATCAAATGCTACTGTTTTAAATAAAATTCCTGCTACTGAACAACAAATGAAAACGGTTAGAGATGGTTTTTATCTTGTGACACATGGCTCTTCAGGTACAGCAAGAAGTGTCTTTACATCAAGTGACTACGATGTGGCTGGGAAAACTGGTACGGCACAAGCCTTCTATGATGGTCCAAAAAAAGGCAATAAGATGGCTGAAGTTTGGAATACAACCTTCATTGGATATGCTCCTGCTAAGGATCCTAAAATCGCCATTTCTGTGGTCGTTCCTTGGGGTTACCGTGTCAATGGTCAAGATCATAAGATTAACATGCAAATTGCTAAACAAGTTTTAGATAAATACTTTGAACTTCAGAAAAAAGCAGCAGAAGATCCAAACAACAAGAAAGAAAATCCAACCATTGCGAATAAAGATCTAGCACGTGAGCAACAAGCTAAAGCAAATAAAAAAGACGAGTAA